From Verrucomicrobiota bacterium JB022, one genomic window encodes:
- a CDS encoding 3-oxoacyl-[acyl-carrier-protein] synthase III C-terminal domain-containing protein, which yields MYLTGIATALPSRCYRQEDLWHVYEHSALRDRLRPRSTELLGKILLGDNGIETRYLAAERVGEIFDLDAQALNRTFEAAAPPLAEQALRPALENAGVPPGELDALYVCTCTGYLCPGLTSYLSERLGLRADAYLQDLVGLGCGAAIPTLRSAAHHVAAHPEAKVAVVAVEICSAAFYLDDDPGVIISACLFGDGAAATIWTGTPPAAGPSWRCGAFDTVVIPEKRDILRFENREGKLRNLLHRSVPREAGNAVRQLFERDQARGHARPDALILHAGGRDVLDAIEQTVPGYTSPWSREVLRQCGNMSSPSVLFALERFLTDKKAKDAQRLWLSSFGAGFSAHSCALERE from the coding sequence ATGTATCTTACCGGCATTGCCACGGCCCTGCCTTCACGTTGCTACCGTCAAGAGGACCTCTGGCATGTCTACGAACACTCTGCGTTGCGTGATCGATTACGCCCCCGTTCAACCGAGCTGCTGGGCAAGATCCTGCTTGGCGACAATGGGATCGAGACGCGTTACCTTGCGGCCGAGCGAGTAGGCGAGATCTTCGACCTCGACGCCCAGGCGCTCAACCGCACCTTCGAGGCTGCCGCCCCACCGCTGGCCGAGCAGGCGCTGCGCCCGGCATTGGAGAACGCGGGGGTGCCTCCCGGAGAGCTGGACGCCCTTTACGTCTGTACCTGCACAGGCTACCTCTGCCCGGGGCTCACGAGCTACCTCAGCGAACGCCTTGGTCTGCGGGCCGACGCCTATCTGCAGGACTTGGTGGGCCTGGGGTGTGGTGCTGCCATCCCGACTTTGCGCTCGGCTGCCCATCACGTGGCCGCCCACCCAGAGGCCAAGGTGGCAGTCGTAGCGGTCGAGATCTGCAGTGCGGCCTTTTACCTCGACGACGATCCGGGGGTGATCATCAGTGCCTGCCTCTTTGGCGACGGTGCCGCCGCCACCATCTGGACCGGCACCCCGCCCGCTGCTGGCCCGTCCTGGCGCTGCGGTGCCTTCGATACCGTGGTGATTCCCGAAAAACGCGACATCCTGCGCTTCGAGAATCGCGAGGGCAAGCTGCGCAACCTGCTTCACCGCTCCGTGCCTCGCGAAGCAGGCAACGCCGTGCGCCAGTTGTTCGAAAGGGATCAGGCCCGTGGCCATGCGCGTCCGGATGCCCTGATCCTCCACGCAGGCGGTCGGGATGTGCTGGACGCGATCGAGCAGACAGTCCCCGGCTACACCAGCCCGTGGTCGCGCGAAGTCTTGCGCCAGTGCGGCAATATGAGCAGCCCCAGCGTGCTCTTTGCCTTGGAACGTTTTCTAACCGACAAAAAAGCCAAAGACGCACAACGTCTTTGGCTCAGCAGTTTCGGCGCCGGCTTCTCCGCCCACAGCTGCGCGCTGGAGCGGGAGTAG
- a CDS encoding GIY-YIG nuclease family protein, protein MSCYVYILQNPAGRFYIGQSTDLVARLESHNSTDRSAGKYTRKNGPWELVWQEAHPDRSSAMRREREIKAWKSAARIRRALLSGRVPPRRD, encoded by the coding sequence ATGTCTTGCTACGTTTACATCCTGCAAAACCCAGCCGGACGCTTCTATATCGGGCAGAGCACCGATCTTGTTGCACGCCTAGAGAGTCATAACTCCACCGATCGTAGCGCAGGCAAATACACCCGCAAAAACGGACCGTGGGAACTCGTTTGGCAAGAAGCGCATCCAGACCGCTCCAGCGCCATGCGCCGAGAACGCGAGATCAAGGCATGGAAGTCTGCCGCACGCATACGACGCGCATTGCTCAGCGGTAGAGTCCCGCCAAGGCGGGATTAA
- a CDS encoding PepSY-associated TM helix domain-containing protein — MSFRKVLFWLHLIAGIVCGVIVAIMSFTGAVLVFEHDVIEWSQHAQTHFTPPAGEEPLSVDELVARANATEQPAQSLTFYRDEDRLLRVNFGRRDYQYLNPYTGELTAPEETAASGFMRTMMVWHRWLAMGGEQREVGKAITGASNLAFVVLIVTGIYLWWPRRWTSKVLRGQLWFRSVKGKARDFNWHNVLGFWAALPLLIFTLTAINWSYSWGRDFFTWLGGPQPEAPAFQLELTPEQLHQRPSPSAIVAAASTEVPTWSEIQLTLREGGGRGPGGGQGPRDGSGSGRAEGGPRPEGQPRQAPSGEGRRAEAPSGPQPIVVNVKDSKISFPASPSKLYLHPVTAEVLQLESAKDLPLRLKLRQSIRAIHTSTVAGPIGQVIGFLACVAALVLVWTGFALAWRRFFGKSKKKKAAAPKQEAPAAS, encoded by the coding sequence ATGAGCTTTCGTAAAGTGCTCTTCTGGCTTCACCTGATTGCTGGTATCGTCTGCGGCGTCATCGTGGCCATCATGTCCTTCACGGGTGCGGTGCTCGTTTTCGAGCACGACGTGATCGAGTGGTCGCAACACGCGCAGACCCACTTCACCCCGCCCGCTGGGGAAGAGCCGCTGAGCGTGGACGAACTGGTGGCGCGCGCCAACGCAACGGAGCAGCCCGCCCAGAGCCTGACCTTTTACCGCGACGAAGACCGCCTACTGCGCGTCAATTTCGGCCGCCGCGACTACCAGTATCTCAACCCCTACACGGGGGAGCTGACCGCGCCGGAAGAAACCGCTGCCAGTGGCTTTATGCGCACCATGATGGTGTGGCACCGCTGGCTGGCGATGGGCGGCGAGCAACGCGAGGTGGGCAAGGCCATCACGGGTGCCTCCAACCTCGCCTTCGTCGTGCTGATCGTAACGGGCATCTACCTCTGGTGGCCCCGGCGCTGGACCTCCAAGGTGCTGCGCGGCCAGCTGTGGTTCCGCAGCGTGAAGGGCAAGGCGCGCGACTTCAACTGGCACAATGTGCTGGGCTTTTGGGCCGCGTTGCCCCTCCTGATCTTTACCCTCACGGCCATCAACTGGTCGTATAGCTGGGGGCGCGACTTCTTTACCTGGCTGGGTGGGCCGCAACCGGAGGCACCCGCCTTCCAACTGGAGTTGACGCCCGAACAACTGCACCAACGCCCCTCCCCCTCGGCCATCGTTGCCGCCGCTTCGACCGAAGTGCCGACCTGGTCGGAAATCCAGCTGACCCTGCGCGAAGGCGGCGGTCGTGGCCCTGGAGGCGGTCAAGGCCCCCGCGATGGTAGCGGCTCCGGCCGTGCCGAAGGCGGGCCTCGCCCGGAAGGCCAGCCGCGACAGGCTCCAAGCGGCGAAGGGCGCCGGGCCGAAGCGCCCAGTGGCCCCCAACCGATCGTGGTCAATGTGAAGGACAGCAAGATCTCCTTCCCGGCCAGCCCTTCCAAACTTTACCTGCACCCGGTCACCGCAGAGGTCCTCCAGCTGGAGTCGGCCAAAGACCTGCCGCTGCGCCTCAAGCTGCGCCAGTCGATCCGCGCGATCCATACCTCCACCGTGGCGGGCCCCATCGGCCAAGTCATCGGCTTCCTCGCCTGCGTCGCCGCGCTGGTGCTCGTGTGGACCGGGTTCGCGCTCGCATGGCGCCGCTTCTTCGGCAAGAGCAAGAAGAAGAAAGCCGCCGCGCCGAAACAAGAAGCGCCCGCCGCGAGTTAG
- a CDS encoding GIY-YIG nuclease family protein has translation MDCYVYILQNPAGRFYIGQSTDLVARLESHNSTDCSAGKYTRKNGPWELVWQEAHPDRSSAVRREREIKAWKSAARIRRELLSGRVPPRRD, from the coding sequence ATGGATTGTTACGTTTACATCCTGCAAAACCCAGCCGGACGCTTCTATATCGGCCAGAGCACCGATCTTGTTGCACGCCTAGAGAGTCATAACTCCACCGATTGTAGCGCAGGCAAATACACCCGTAAAAACGGACCGTGGGAACTCGTCTGGCAAGAAGCGCATCCAGACCGCTCCAGCGCCGTACGCCGAGAACGCGAGATCAAGGCATGGAAGTCAGCCGCACGCATCCGACGCGAACTCCTCAGCGGTAGAGTCCCGCCAAGGCGGGATTAA
- the xseA gene encoding exodeoxyribonuclease VII large subunit yields the protein MRDALISTVQQALSVSELTEKIRETLETGFGEIWVRGEVSNLRNQSSGHVYFSLKDAGAQISAVAFRQVAARLPFQLKDGQQVVAFGRLSVFPPRGGYQLVVQLVVEEGLGRLQAKFEALKRKLADEGLFDPERKQPIPPLPRTVGFVTSPTGAALRDFVSILQRRGWAGTLRVFPARVQGQGAAEEIARQIHRADQGSLCDLLVIGRGGGSLEDLWPFNEEIVVRAVAECSLPVISAVGHEIDYALSDFAADRRAETPSAAAELISSAFLEQRERMLALAERLDQTVDLGLERRSVRFERLRHRWQQQAPRHRLEQGWLRLDDLTNRLGGAGQRHLSRLEQTLYRLERRFRELHPEVAVRLGRERLRQLALRLRASSPEQILQRGYILATDLKGRPITDSARIRPEQSFNLRFRDGEIQVRREVRTEQTELGLE from the coding sequence ATGCGTGACGCGCTGATCAGCACGGTGCAGCAGGCCCTGAGCGTTTCGGAGCTGACTGAAAAGATCCGCGAGACCCTGGAGACCGGCTTTGGCGAGATCTGGGTGCGCGGCGAGGTCAGCAACCTGCGCAACCAGAGCAGCGGGCACGTCTATTTTTCGCTGAAAGATGCCGGCGCGCAGATCAGTGCGGTGGCCTTTCGCCAAGTCGCTGCGCGGTTGCCCTTCCAGCTCAAGGACGGGCAGCAGGTGGTGGCATTCGGTCGTCTCTCGGTCTTCCCTCCCCGGGGCGGCTACCAGCTCGTGGTGCAACTCGTCGTCGAGGAAGGCCTGGGGCGTCTGCAGGCCAAGTTCGAGGCGCTCAAGCGCAAGCTCGCCGATGAAGGCCTGTTCGACCCTGAGCGCAAGCAGCCGATCCCACCGCTGCCGCGCACCGTGGGCTTTGTCACCTCTCCCACCGGTGCAGCCCTGCGCGACTTTGTCAGCATTCTGCAGCGCCGAGGCTGGGCAGGCACGCTGCGGGTCTTCCCCGCTCGGGTGCAAGGGCAGGGGGCAGCCGAGGAAATCGCCCGTCAGATCCACCGGGCCGATCAAGGAAGCTTGTGCGACCTGTTGGTGATCGGACGGGGTGGGGGCAGCCTTGAAGACCTCTGGCCCTTTAACGAAGAGATCGTGGTGCGCGCGGTGGCGGAGTGCTCGCTGCCGGTCATCTCTGCGGTCGGCCACGAGATCGACTATGCCTTGAGCGACTTCGCGGCTGACCGCCGTGCGGAGACGCCTTCCGCTGCCGCCGAGCTGATCAGCAGCGCCTTCCTGGAGCAGCGCGAGCGGATGCTGGCGCTCGCTGAGCGCCTCGACCAGACGGTCGACCTCGGGCTGGAGCGCCGGAGCGTGCGCTTCGAGCGTCTGCGCCACCGCTGGCAGCAACAGGCTCCACGCCACCGGCTGGAGCAGGGCTGGCTGCGCCTCGACGATTTGACGAACCGGCTCGGCGGAGCAGGGCAGCGCCACCTTTCGCGACTGGAGCAGACCCTTTACCGCCTGGAGCGACGCTTCCGTGAGCTGCACCCCGAGGTGGCCGTGCGACTGGGCCGCGAGCGCCTGCGCCAACTGGCCTTGCGCCTGCGCGCGAGCAGCCCCGAGCAGATCCTCCAGCGCGGCTACATCCTTGCGACCGACCTGAAGGGCCGCCCCATCACCGATTCTGCCAGGATCCGCCCGGAGCAGTCCTTCAACCTCCGATTCCGCGATGGTGAGATCCAGGTGCGTCGGGAGGTTCGGACCGAGCAGACGGAGTTGGGCCTCGAGTAG
- a CDS encoding DCC1-like thiol-disulfide oxidoreductase family protein, translating to MSHPVLLFDGDCNFCRAAVHWLVQHDPAGHLHYAPLQSEPGRQLLREHDIDEDYIKSVVLIEPQHAHFKSDAVLRALSYCKQPWRTLRRLRFVPKALRDIPYEGVSQNRPTLSRAVGTIDHTYVPAPEVRNRFLAY from the coding sequence ATGTCCCACCCCGTTTTACTCTTCGATGGCGATTGCAACTTCTGCCGCGCCGCCGTCCACTGGCTCGTGCAACACGACCCGGCCGGGCACCTCCACTACGCTCCACTCCAGAGCGAGCCCGGCAGACAACTGCTGCGCGAGCACGATATCGACGAAGATTACATCAAATCCGTCGTGCTGATCGAACCGCAACACGCTCATTTCAAGTCCGACGCCGTGCTGCGCGCCCTCAGCTACTGCAAACAGCCCTGGCGCACCCTCCGCCGCCTGCGCTTCGTGCCCAAAGCCCTGCGCGACATCCCCTACGAAGGCGTCTCCCAAAACCGCCCCACCCTCTCCCGCGCCGTCGGCACCATCGACCACACCTACGTGCCCGCCCCTGAAGTCCGCAACCGCTTCCTCGCCTATTGA
- a CDS encoding prepilin-type N-terminal cleavage/methylation domain-containing protein, with the protein MKKKSGFTLVEIMIVVVIIGLLAAMAIPAFQSVRVSSQAGAAENNLKQIAQTGQRAIIENGLASVTYDELISTGNAAGTAEWDLPYLKTIQPASREDYTGLTVFEEGGWLKVSLDGSTTESLSGTTTPSTDSSVIIWEY; encoded by the coding sequence ATGAAGAAGAAGTCCGGTTTCACCCTCGTTGAAATCATGATCGTCGTGGTCATCATCGGCCTCCTCGCCGCCATGGCCATCCCCGCTTTCCAAAGCGTCCGCGTCTCCTCCCAGGCCGGTGCCGCTGAAAACAACCTGAAGCAGATCGCCCAGACCGGTCAGCGCGCCATCATCGAAAACGGCCTCGCCTCCGTGACCTATGATGAGCTCATCAGCACCGGTAATGCTGCAGGTACTGCTGAGTGGGATCTTCCTTACCTCAAGACTATCCAACCTGCTTCCCGCGAAGACTATACTGGTCTGACCGTTTTCGAAGAAGGCGGTTGGCTTAAGGTTTCGTTGGACGGTTCGACGACAGAGTCTCTTTCCGGCACAACGACACCTTCGACCGACAGTTCCGTCATCATCTGGGAATACTAG
- a CDS encoding DNA-formamidopyrimidine glycosylase family protein, whose protein sequence is MPELAEVEFFRKVWNPGLGHRIERVHLHHGKRLLRGVDTSALVAGLTGAVLERSEAKAKQMLFTFSTPAHLGIHLGMTGRMLVEAVDFQPGKHDHLVLYQAERALVFRDPRLFGRVQYDEGPEPPAYWQTIPFAITDGRFTVEVVEAFLQRRRKSPLKAVLLMQERFPGIGNWMADEILWRARLKPHAPAGSLSAPEVHTLHEKVQEVARDALEVIAGRDEDDLPHYMNERIPESWLFNHRWRDGGTCPQTGKPLEREQIGGRTTCWSPAWQTKPAD, encoded by the coding sequence ATGCCCGAATTGGCTGAAGTCGAGTTTTTCCGCAAAGTCTGGAACCCCGGGCTCGGGCACCGCATCGAGCGCGTCCACCTGCACCACGGCAAGCGGCTGTTGCGTGGTGTGGATACGAGCGCCCTCGTCGCTGGCTTGACCGGGGCCGTGCTGGAGCGCTCGGAGGCAAAGGCCAAGCAAATGCTTTTCACCTTTTCAACGCCCGCCCACCTCGGTATCCACCTGGGTATGACGGGGCGGATGCTCGTCGAGGCCGTCGACTTCCAGCCGGGCAAGCACGACCACCTTGTGCTGTACCAAGCAGAGCGCGCGCTGGTGTTTCGCGACCCCCGGCTCTTCGGTCGGGTGCAATACGACGAAGGCCCTGAGCCCCCCGCTTACTGGCAGACGATCCCCTTTGCGATCACGGACGGGCGCTTTACGGTGGAGGTGGTGGAGGCCTTTCTGCAGCGCCGCCGCAAGAGCCCGCTCAAGGCCGTGCTGCTGATGCAGGAACGCTTCCCGGGCATCGGCAACTGGATGGCCGATGAGATCCTCTGGCGCGCTCGCCTCAAGCCACATGCCCCCGCCGGTTCACTGAGTGCCCCGGAGGTCCACACGCTGCATGAAAAGGTGCAGGAGGTGGCGCGCGATGCCCTCGAGGTGATTGCCGGACGCGACGAAGACGACCTGCCGCATTACATGAACGAGCGCATCCCCGAGAGTTGGCTCTTCAATCACCGCTGGCGCGACGGCGGCACTTGCCCGCAGACGGGTAAGCCGCTGGAGCGTGAGCAAATCGGCGGCCGCACCACGTGTTGGAGCCCCGCCTGGCAAACCAAGCCGGCGGACTAA